From the Streptobacillus canis genome, the window TAAAATAGTATTTTACCCATTTAGATACTTCTGCTACATGTATATATCCCGGCAATAAATCCATCTTATTAATTACAGCAAGTATAGTTTTATCTTCTAGTAAATCTATTATCTCTGTAGTAAAAGATGATTCAAAATCTATAATATCAAATATAGGCATTACTATATCTGCCTCTTTTATAGCTTTTTTTACTTCAATTTGATAACTTAATTTATCTTCTTCTTTTTCAAGATTTTCTCCATAATGCTTTAATCTAAAACATCTTTTACAAACTATTTCATCACTAGAAATTAGTTTTTCATGAGGAACATATCCATCAATTTTTGGATCTTCTGATTGTAGAATTAGACCACAACCTTTACACTTTTTTTCCATTCTCTCTCCTATTTTTTAGTTGCAAAAGGATGTGACTTCATATATGCATCCTTAAGTGTATTTTTACTTATATGAGTATAAAACTGTGTAGTTGCAATACTACTATGTCCAAGTAGTTCTTGTACAAATCTAATATCTACACCTTGATTTAGTAATTCTGTTGCAAAGCTATGTCTAAATATATGAGGAGTTACCTCTTTATTTATTCTCGCTTTTGCTGAGTAATTTGTAATTAATCTTCTAAGTGATCTAGAATCTAACTTATTACCATCCTTATTTACAAATAATACATCTTTAGTGTAATTCTTATACTCTTTCTTTTTTCTTTCTATATATTCAGTAATATACTTTTGAGCATTGTTACTAAAGAAAGATATTCTTTCTTTATTCCCTTTACCTATTACCCTTACTTCCATATTTTTTAAATCTATAGTATATTCTGTTAAATCTAGTAATTCCATAGAACGAAGTCCACTAGAATAGAGCAATTCTATTATTGCTCTATCTCTAAGTCCAGTTATTTTCTCTAATTTAATCACTTCTCTTAATTTATCTATATCTTCTCTAGTTAAAAAATTAGGTAAGGGTTTTTCAAACTTTGGTGTTGAAATATATATAGCCTTATTCTCTACAATATAGTCATTTTCAAGTAAATATTTAAAAAATGTTCTTATAGCAGATAATTTTCTATTTATACTTCTCTTATTTACCTCAAGCTCCATATTTAAATAGGCAATAAAAGATCTAAAAGTAAATATTTCTACTTTATTAAAATCTTCTATACCTTCATTATTCTTTAAATATTCTATAAATTGTTCTAAATCTTTTTTGTATGATTTAACTGTATTAAAACTTTTATTTAAAACAACTTCTTGATAATACAAGAATTTTTCTAATAATTTATCCATAGATACCTCTATTTCTTTTTAGTTGTTGTTTTTTTAGCAGTTTTTGTTGTTTTAGTTTTTTTAGTTGTAGTTTTCTTTGTTGTAGTTCTTTTTGTTGTAGTTTTTTTTGTTGTTTTTTTAATTTCTCCATCAAGTTTTGGAATTTTTTTAATATTTTCACATTCTGGATAACCACTACATGCTAAGAATTTTCCAAATCTACCTTGTTTAATAGTAAATTCTCTACCACATTTTTCACATTTACCAGCTAGTTCTAATATTTTATCATTTTCATTATCTAATTTATCAAAATATTCTTTTAATTTATATACTCCATTTTCTGGTTTTAAAGTACCTTTTTTAATCTTAGCTTTTAAATCTTTTGTTAATGTTCTTCTTAAATTATCATTTGCATAGTCTTCACTTTCAAGGTATTCTCCAAATCTTCCAACTTTTAATAGATATTGTTTTCCATTTGGGGTAATCATGTCTGTTTTCATACCTTTTTTAATTTCCATTAATTCCATAACTTTATCTTTAATTTGTACTACTTCATTTTTTAAATCTTCTTCTGTAAGTTCAATTCCTTGTATTGAAATCTTATCTTTATTATCTAACTCACATACTATATATTTACCAAAACTTCCACTTTTTAGTACCATTTTACCATTTCCATTACTGCATTCCATATCAGTATATATTACTTTGTTTTTTAATTCATCTACCTTTTGTTTATACTTATCCATTTCATTAGTAAGATGGTTATAGAATTCTTTAAGAAGATCTACCCATAATGTTTTACCAGTTGCCACATCATCAAGTTTTCCTTCCATACCTGCAGTAAATTTAACATTCATTATATGTTTAAAATTATTCTCCAGTAATGTTTTAACTTCTTTACCAAATACTGTTGGTATTAATCTCTTCTCAACAATTTCTACATAATTTTTTTCTTTAATTGCGTCAATAATACTTGCATAAGTTGATGGTCTTCCTATACCTAAACTTTCGAGTTTTTTAATTAATGTTGCCTCAGAATATCTTGCAGGTGGTTTAGTATCACCTGTTTTAGTTAATATTTCATCTATAGGATATTCTACGTTTTCATTTAATTCAGGGAAATCTCCAGTTTGTATCATATCTTCACTCTTAAATACTTTATAGTACCCATCAAATGTTATTTTATTGATATTTCCTTTAAAGATATATTCATCTTTAGATGCACTTATTTGCATTTGATCGTATTTAACATTAGCAAATTGTGAAACTAAGAATCTATCCCATATTAATTTATATAGCTTATATTCATCGTTACTTAAATATTGTTGTAAATATTCAGGAGTAAGATTTATATCAGTAGGTCTAATACCTTCATGGGCATCTTGTATATTCTTATTTCCTGGAACAAAATAATTTCCAACATATTCTTTACCATAGTTTATCTCTATATATTTTTTAGCTTCAAATTTTGCTTCATCTGATATTCTAATAGAGTCAGTTCTCATATATGTAATTAACCCTTTACTTTCTCCCCCTATATTTAATCCTTCATATAGGCTTTGTGCAATTCTCATAGTTTTAGTAGCATTAAAACCTAAATATGATGAAGCTAATTGTTGTAAAGTACTTGTTTTAAATACTACAGGTGGTTTTTGAGATTTTTTTGAGATTTTAATTTCATCTATCATTACTTTAGAATTATCTAAATCTTTCATAGCTTTCTTAAATACTTTCTCATCAAATATTTTCTCAATTTTTTCTTCACCTATTTGACTTAAATTTAATTTAATTACCTTATTAATTAATATATCTATTTCAAAATATTTTTGAGAAACAAAATTCTTTATTTCCTCTTCTAAATCACATACTAATTTTAAAGCTACTGATTGTACTCTTCCTGCAGATGCATTTCTACCCACTATTGGCCATAATAATGGTGAAATTTTATACCCCACTAATCTATCTAAAAGTCTTCTTGCTTGTTGTGAGTTTACTAAATTTGTATTTATGTCTCTTGGATGTCTTATTGCATTAGAAATTGCTGTTTTTGTTATTTCATTAAATTCAATTCTTTTTACTTTTGAGTCTTGTTTGATATAGTTTGAGATATGCCAAGCTATAGCTTCCCCTTCTCTATCCAAATCGGATGCTAGAAAAACTTTATTAGCTAATTTAGATTTTTCTTTTAATTTTTCAAGAATTTCTTTTTTCCCTTTTATTATCTTATATTCAGGTTTAAAATCATTTTCTATGTCTATTCCTATAGTATTTTTAGGTAAATCAATACAATGTCCTACTGATGCTAGAACCTCATAATTTGAACCTAATATTTTTTCTATTGTTTTTGCCTTGGATGGCGACTCTACTATTACTAAATTCTTAGCCATTTTTCACCTCTTCATTTATATCATCTTTATTCATAACAAGCTTTGCTATACTATTTTTCAAAATATAGTTACAACCTAAATATCTATTCCCATACGAAGTACTTGCAAAGATTTCTTTACCCATATCACTCATAAGTTTTGATAATATCATTGCCCTTGATTTTGCAACACTTTCTGGGATATATAGATAATCACTAATGCCTGCAAGTAGACTTGTAGATTTTAAAATATTACTCGTTTTTCTTTCATCTTCAAAAGGAGATAATGAAATAAGAATATCTCTATCCAAGTCATAGTATTTAGGTATATATTTAAAATCTCTTGAATTAATATATATCATATTATTATTTCTACACATAAACATCTTTTGTATATATTTATCAGCATCTGTTTCAGTAACTAAACTTAAAGAAATATTATCATTTATTTCTAATACTTCATTTAATATTTTTTTTGTATTATCTATTAGATCATAATTAGAACTAAATGCTAATATTTTTTCTAAATTATTAATATCTATCTTTGATTTTAAATAAATGTATGGAAAGATAAATCCAGATTGTATAAGTCTTTTAGGATATATTTCATCCTTAAACGATACTATCTTTACATTTTCTTCCATACATTTATCTATAAAATATCTGTCATCAAGTTTTGATGCACTTATTAATTTTTCTAAAATATTTTTATCTAAATCATATTTTTTAAAATCTTCTATAGCATGAGAGATATCATCATATCTTTTCATAATCTCAGTGCATATATTAGATTTTAAAGTTTTACTCAAATTAATCCACCCCATAATATCTACCTACTTAAATACTGTATTGTTTTAGCAACGTTAGGATTAGTCCCACCAGCATTTAGATATTTTTTTAAATATTTTATTGCATTTTGTTTATCTCCCTTTCCTCTATAAGAAAGACCTAAACCAAGCATTGAATTTAAATGTCCTGGCTCAGCAGATAAAACTCTTTGATACTGTTTTATAGCTGTATCATATTTTCCAATTAATCTAGCACCTAATGCAGAGTTATATACTGTTCTTACATCTTTTGATTTAAGCCCTAAATTCATAGCTCTTTCATATAATCCACTCTTCATATATATTTTAGATAAAGTATATATATTTTCTGGATTTCCACTAGCTAATACTTCTTTTTCTACATTTACATATTCTTGATATTTTGATGCATCATTTAATACATCTCCTGGGAATGCAAAAGTCCCATCAGAAACACCCTCTTCAGCTGTTTCACCTTCTGTAGCTTCTTCTGTTGTAAAGTTAATTTCACCTGTGTTATTAAATATTCTATCAGCTAAATTTCCTGATTCTGATTTAATTTTTTTCTCAATTACAGATAGTAGATTTTGTAATGAACTTTTATCTTCTTCTGAAATTTCTGTTTGTGCAAGTTCTTTACCTTTTTGTAAAGCTTCTTGATATTGACCTTTTTGTAATAAAAGATCAATTTTTTGTAACTCTTCTAAAAAATCTCCTTTAAGAAATAAAGGGATAATTAGTAAAGCAAAAAATATTTTCTTCATATTTTCACCTCTTAATATTCTAAGCTCTTAGCAGTTCTAGGGAATGCTAATACATCTCTAATATTTGCAATACCAGTAATATACATTAACATTCTTTCAAAACCTAATCCATATCCTGAATGTGGGAATGAACCAAATCTTCTTAAGTCTAAGTACCATGAATAATCTTCAATGTTTAATCCTTTTTCATTCATTACATTTACTAATTTATCATAGTCATCTTCTCTTTGGCTTCCTCCAACTATTTCTCCTATTCCTGGTGCTAATAAGTCCATAGCTCTTACAGTTTTACCATCTTCATTAAGTTTCATATAGAATGCTTTAATATCTTTAGGATAATCAGTAACGAATACTGGTTTTTTAAATACATTTTCTGCTAAATATCTTTCATGTTCAGTTTTTAAGTCCATACCCCATTCAACAGGTATAGAGAATTCTTCTTTTGAATTTTTAAGAATTTCAATAGCTTCAGTATATGTAACACGACCAAATTCATTATTAACAATATTATTTAATTTATCAATTAATCCTTTTTCTATCCATGTATTGAAAAATTCCATTTCAAGTGGTGCATTTTCCATTACATATTTAATAATATATTTAATCATTTGTTCAGCTATATCCATATTTGTTTCTAAGTTTGCAAATGCAATTTCAGGTTCTATCATCCAAAATTCTGCAGCGTGTCTTGTAGTATATGATTCTTCTGCTCTAAATGTAGGACCAAAAGTATATGTATTATGGAATGCAGAAGCAAATGCCTCAACATGTAATTGTCCAGTAACAGTTAAGAATGAAGGTTTACCAAAAAAGTCTTGTTTATAATCAATTTTGTTTTCTTCATCTCTTGGTACA encodes:
- the xerA gene encoding site-specific tyrosine recombinase/integron integrase; amino-acid sequence: MDKLLEKFLYYQEVVLNKSFNTVKSYKKDLEQFIEYLKNNEGIEDFNKVEIFTFRSFIAYLNMELEVNKRSINRKLSAIRTFFKYLLENDYIVENKAIYISTPKFEKPLPNFLTREDIDKLREVIKLEKITGLRDRAIIELLYSSGLRSMELLDLTEYTIDLKNMEVRVIGKGNKERISFFSNNAQKYITEYIERKKKEYKNYTKDVLFVNKDGNKLDSRSLRRLITNYSAKARINKEVTPHIFRHSFATELLNQGVDIRFVQELLGHSSIATTQFYTHISKNTLKDAYMKSHPFATKK
- the topA gene encoding type I DNA topoisomerase: MAKNLVIVESPSKAKTIEKILGSNYEVLASVGHCIDLPKNTIGIDIENDFKPEYKIIKGKKEILEKLKEKSKLANKVFLASDLDREGEAIAWHISNYIKQDSKVKRIEFNEITKTAISNAIRHPRDINTNLVNSQQARRLLDRLVGYKISPLLWPIVGRNASAGRVQSVALKLVCDLEEEIKNFVSQKYFEIDILINKVIKLNLSQIGEEKIEKIFDEKVFKKAMKDLDNSKVMIDEIKISKKSQKPPVVFKTSTLQQLASSYLGFNATKTMRIAQSLYEGLNIGGESKGLITYMRTDSIRISDEAKFEAKKYIEINYGKEYVGNYFVPGNKNIQDAHEGIRPTDINLTPEYLQQYLSNDEYKLYKLIWDRFLVSQFANVKYDQMQISASKDEYIFKGNINKITFDGYYKVFKSEDMIQTGDFPELNENVEYPIDEILTKTGDTKPPARYSEATLIKKLESLGIGRPSTYASIIDAIKEKNYVEIVEKRLIPTVFGKEVKTLLENNFKHIMNVKFTAGMEGKLDDVATGKTLWVDLLKEFYNHLTNEMDKYKQKVDELKNKVIYTDMECSNGNGKMVLKSGSFGKYIVCELDNKDKISIQGIELTEEDLKNEVVQIKDKVMELMEIKKGMKTDMITPNGKQYLLKVGRFGEYLESEDYANDNLRRTLTKDLKAKIKKGTLKPENGVYKLKEYFDKLDNENDKILELAGKCEKCGREFTIKQGRFGKFLACSGYPECENIKKIPKLDGEIKKTTKKTTTKRTTTKKTTTKKTKTTKTAKKTTTKKK
- a CDS encoding tetratricopeptide repeat protein; the encoded protein is MKKIFFALLIIPLFLKGDFLEELQKIDLLLQKGQYQEALQKGKELAQTEISEEDKSSLQNLLSVIEKKIKSESGNLADRIFNNTGEINFTTEEATEGETAEEGVSDGTFAFPGDVLNDASKYQEYVNVEKEVLASGNPENIYTLSKIYMKSGLYERAMNLGLKSKDVRTVYNSALGARLIGKYDTAIKQYQRVLSAEPGHLNSMLGLGLSYRGKGDKQNAIKYLKKYLNAGGTNPNVAKTIQYLSR
- the asnS gene encoding asparagine--tRNA ligase translates to MELRELQLNIEQHLNKIVKLDGWVKKIRAQKNFGFIEFNDGTYFQGIQLVFDENLSNFDEISKLSIYSSISVQGTVVKSEGKGQSYEIKVDNISVYNKADISNPLQNKRHGMDFLRTIAHLRPRTNTFNAVFRVRSLLAYAIHKFFMEKNFVYVQTPIFTGTDAEGAGEMFQVTTLDLNNVPRDEENKIDYKQDFFGKPSFLTVTGQLHVEAFASAFHNTYTFGPTFRAEESYTTRHAAEFWMIEPEIAFANLETNMDIAEQMIKYIIKYVMENAPLEMEFFNTWIEKGLIDKLNNIVNNEFGRVTYTEAIEILKNSKEEFSIPVEWGMDLKTEHERYLAENVFKKPVFVTDYPKDIKAFYMKLNEDGKTVRAMDLLAPGIGEIVGGSQREDDYDKLVNVMNEKGLNIEDYSWYLDLRRFGSFPHSGYGLGFERMLMYITGIANIRDVLAFPRTAKSLEY